From one Agathobaculum sp. NTUH-O15-33 genomic stretch:
- the metK gene encoding methionine adenosyltransferase, protein MAHRLFTSESVTEGHPDKICDQISDAILDSILAEDPYARVACETTCTTGMVSVMGEISTSCYADIPKIVRDTVREIGYDRAKYGFDCDTCAVLTSIDEQSADIALGVDNSLERKEGASEADLAIGAGDQGMMFGFACDETPEKMPLPISLAHKMALRLTEVRKNGMFDYLRPDGKTQVTVEYDEDGQPVRVDTVVLSTQHSPEVSLQQIRKDMVDQVIRPVVPSYLLDEKTKFYINPTGRFVVGGPQGDSGLTGRKIIVDTYGGMARHGGGAFSGKDPTKVDRSAAYASRWVAKNIVAAGLARRCEIQLAYAIGVAEPVSIMVDTFGTGTVDEWTLSEAVRKVFDLRPAAIIEALDLRRPIYKKLAAYGHMGREDLGVRWEQTDKADALRAAVNA, encoded by the coding sequence ATGGCACATCGTCTCTTTACCTCCGAATCAGTGACCGAAGGCCACCCGGACAAGATCTGCGATCAGATCTCGGACGCGATCCTCGACAGCATCCTCGCGGAAGACCCCTACGCCCGCGTTGCGTGCGAAACCACCTGCACGACCGGCATGGTCAGCGTAATGGGTGAGATCTCGACCTCCTGCTACGCCGATATCCCGAAGATCGTGCGCGATACCGTGCGCGAGATCGGCTACGACCGCGCCAAGTACGGCTTTGACTGCGACACCTGCGCCGTGCTCACCTCGATCGACGAGCAGTCCGCCGATATCGCGCTCGGCGTCGACAACTCGCTCGAACGCAAGGAAGGCGCGAGCGAGGCCGACCTTGCGATCGGCGCGGGCGATCAGGGCATGATGTTCGGCTTTGCGTGCGACGAAACGCCCGAAAAAATGCCGCTGCCCATCTCCCTTGCCCACAAGATGGCTCTCCGCCTGACCGAGGTGCGCAAGAACGGCATGTTCGATTACCTGCGGCCGGACGGCAAGACGCAGGTGACCGTGGAATACGACGAGGACGGCCAGCCCGTTCGCGTGGACACGGTCGTTCTTTCCACCCAGCATTCGCCCGAGGTCTCTTTACAGCAGATTCGCAAGGATATGGTCGATCAGGTCATTCGCCCGGTCGTGCCCTCCTATTTGCTTGATGAAAAAACCAAGTTTTACATCAACCCGACCGGCCGCTTCGTCGTGGGCGGCCCGCAGGGCGATTCCGGCCTGACCGGCCGCAAGATCATCGTCGATACCTACGGCGGCATGGCGCGCCACGGCGGCGGCGCCTTTTCCGGCAAGGACCCGACCAAGGTGGACCGCTCCGCCGCCTACGCTTCCCGCTGGGTGGCCAAGAACATCGTTGCCGCCGGGCTGGCCCGCCGGTGCGAGATCCAGCTCGCTTACGCCATCGGCGTGGCCGAGCCGGTATCCATCATGGTGGACACCTTCGGCACCGGGACCGTGGACGAGTGGACGCTTTCCGAGGCTGTGCGCAAGGTATTCGACCTGCGCCCCGCCGCGATCATCGAGGCGCTCGACCTGCGCCGCCCGATCTACAAAAAGCTCGCCGCCTATGGCCACATGGGCCGCGAGGATCTCGGCGTACGCTGGGAACAGACCGACAAGGCCGACGCGCTCCGCGCGGCGGTAAACGCATAA